From the genome of Haloplanus vescus:
CCATGCCCGAGGGGAGCGTCGAGGGCAAGGACGTGCTGATCATCGACGACATCGCCGACACGGGCGGGTCGCTCAGTCACGCCCACGACTACGTCACCGGCCGCAACCCCAACGACGTGCGGACCGCGACCCTCCAACTCCTCGACACCAGCGAGTTCGACCCCGACTTCGTCGGCGAACGACTCGACGAGTGGGCGTGGATCGTCTACCCCTGGAACTTCATCGAGGACATGATAGACATCGTCGCCGGCGTCATGGAGCGAGCCGACGCCGAGACGTTCGACCGCGACGACATCCGACGCCTGCTGGCGGCCGAACACGACATCCAGCGCATCGAGATGGAAATCGCCCAACCGGACCGCCTCGACGAGGTGCTCACGGAGATGGTGCGCCGCGACGTGGTCGAACCGGCGGGGACGGACACCTGGCGACTCGCGTAACGTGCGCTCCAGGCAGTCGGAGGTGGCGGCGTGAGCTCGCTCCTCTCTATCTTCGCGACGGCCATCCTCCCCATCATCACCCTCGCAGGTGTCGGGATGGCGCTTGGGCGGGCCCGCGATATCGACATCGGCCCGCTCAACACCGTCACGGTGTACGTCCTCGTCCCCGCACTCATCTTCCACAGCATCGCCACCGCGTCGTTCTCGGGGGCGACGCTCGCCCGCATCGGCGTCGCCACCGCCGCCTATCTGGGCGGCATGCTCGTCGTCGCGGAGGTGGTGGGCCGCGTGCTCGGCCTCGACGAACCCATCCTGAGCGCACTCGTCCTCGTGAGCGCCTTCCCCAACTCCGGCAACTACGGCGTCCCCCTCTCGGAGTTCGCCTTCGGCGTCGACGGCCGGAGCACCGCCGTCGTCTACCTGACGGTACAGACGGTGCTCGTCTACACTATCGGCATCTACATCGCGCAGCGAAGCGGTGGCTCCCACGGCCTGAGCGGGATGAAACGCGCGTTGGAGATTCCCCTCGTCTACGCCGTCGCCGCCGCACTCCTCGTCCGCTGGCTGGGCGTCGCACCCCCCGCGGACGGCACCGCGATGGCGACGCTCGAACTCGTCGGCAACGCCTCCATCCCGCTGATGCTCCTGATTCTCGGGATACAGCTCACCGACACCGACTACGGCGCCGCGCTCCCGCAGGTCGGCGTCGCGTCGCTTCTGAAGATGGCCGTCGCGCCCGCCGTCGCCGTCGGCGTCGCCCTCGCCGTCGGCTTCGATAACCCCACCGTCGCGCGGACGTTCGTCCTCGAATCCGCGACGCCGGCCGCCATCACGCCGCTCTTGCTCGTCGTCGAATTCGGCGGCGAGTCCGCGGGCGACGGCCTCTCCGTCGCCGAGTATGTCAGCACTACCGTCCTCGTCACGACACTCCTGAGCGTGCCCGTCCTGACGCTCCTCATCGCGGCGCTCGAATCGGGGTTGCTCGTCTGAGCTGAGCCACGACGCTTAAGCCCTCGCGCGGTCCAGTGGGGATGAATGCGCGAGAGAGACGGCCTCGACTACCTACTCGTCCTCGTCGTCGCGGTGTTGGCGGCGGTCCACGTCCCACCCTACGCCGTCGTCGAGCGTGAAGCCGTCCAACTCGCCCACGACACCGGCATCGCCGCCCTCGTCTCCTTCCTGGTCGACATCCGAGTCGCTATCCTCCTCCTCGCGATTCTCGGCCTGATTATGGTCCTCGCCGTCACCGACAACCTGCCAAACTAGTCCGCGACGGCTTCGTCAGCCTCAGTCTGCCACCGCTTCGTCGCCGACCGTCGGCGCCGACGGGTCACGAATCCACAGGTCGCCGAAGAGGTCGTCCTGCCGGAGTCGAATCTCGCCCCGATTCGCCAGAAAGAGCAGGGCGAGAAACGTATCCACGGGCGCGCCGCCCGCCGTCCGCACCTCTGCGAACAGCACCTCGGCGCGCCCCGCGTCGTAGTGAGTGGACACCTCCTCGCGGACCGACTCGATGGTCGTCTCGATGTCCTCCGTGTGCGTCGTCTCCGTCACGTCGTTCTCGGTGGGTTCGCCGCCGGGACGCACGTCGTCAGCCGCGCGGTAGTCGAGCGTCTGCGTCCCGCGGTCGTACCCGGCCGGCGACTCCGAGGTGTCGTACGACCGCGACTCCTTCCACCACGAGTCCCGTTCAGCCTCCCGGAGTTCGCGGACCAGCTCGTCCAGCGTCTCCGGCGACCCGCGGGCGTGCTTGCGCTCCAGTCGCCGGTCGAGCTCCTCGTCCAAGGCGTCGATGGGGTCGTGGCCGTCCATCGGCGGCGCGTCGCCACCCTCCATCGCGACTTCCCACGGCTCCGGCTCCGGTTCGTCCGGGCCGTCGTCGAGCAAGGCGTCACTTTTCATCCGCAGGAGGACGCTCGCGTAGAAGAGCGCCCGCCCCGAGGTCCGGAGGTCCGTCTCGTCGAGGTGGTCGAGGAAGGCGTCGGTCACGTCGACGATGTCGATGTCCCACGGGTCGATGTCGCCCTCCTCGGCCAACTGCACCAGCACCTCGACCGGTTCCACCTCGTCATCGTCGGCCTCGGGCAGCGTCACGTCGTCGGGGACGTGCTCAGTCATCCGCGGCCACCTCTGGGTCGCCGTCGTCGAGTCGGATACCCGTCACGGCGCTCACGTTGTCGCCCTGCATCGTGACGCCGATGGCGCGCTCGGAGCGGTCGAGCAGCGCGGAGCGATGAGAGACGACGACGAACTGCGCCTCGCCGGCCAAGTCGTCGACCATCTCGCCCACGCGCTCGGCGTTGGCGGCGTCGAGGAAGGCGTCCACCTCGTCCAGCGCGTAGAACGGCGCTGGGTTGTGACGCTGGATGGCGAAGATGAAGGCGAGCGCCGTCAGCGACTTCTCGCCACCGCTCATCGCGTCCAGTCGCTGGACCGGCTTGTCGCCCGGCTGGGCCTTCATCGTCAGCCCACCGTCGAAGGGGTCGGCCTCGTTCTCCAGGTGCAACTCGCCCGTGCCCGCGGACAGGCGCTCGAAGATGTCCTGGAAGTGGGCGTCGATGGCGTCGAACGCCTCCATGAACGTCTCCTTTTTCATCGCCTCGTACCCCTCGATGCGCTCCTCGATGGCGTCGCGCTCCGAGACGAGGGTGTCGCGGCGCTCCTGCAGGTCTTCGAGGGCGTCCTGCACCTCGTCGTACTCGTCGATGGCGAGCATGTTCACCGGCTCTAACGCCTCCATCTCGGCTTCGAGGCGTTCGACGTTTTCGGCCACCTCGTCGTGGTCCGGAATCTCCTCGGCGTCGTAGTCGCCGACCTCCGTTTCGAGTTCGTCTATCTCCCACGACAGGCGCTCGACGTCGTCCTCCAAGTCCTCGATGGCCGCCTCCACGTCGGCGACGCGTTCGCGGGCGGTGTCTCGCTCCTCCCGTGCCTCCCGCAGCTCGTCCTGCAGGTCGCTGCGCTCGGCTTTCAGGTCCGCGAGTTCGTCCTCCAAGTCCTCGATGGCCGCCCGCTTCTCTTCGAGGGTCGCCTCCCGACTCTCGATGTCGGCTTCGGCCGCCTCGATTCGCTCTTCGGCCTCGGCCTTCCGGTTCTGGGCGTCCTCGATGGTCGCCTCCAGCTCCTCGATGGACTCCTCCGCGTACTCGACTTCGAGTTGGCGCTCGTTGAGCTGGGCGTCGAGGTCGTCCATCCGGTCTTCGAGGTCGTCGATGTCGCCCTCTATCTCCTCCTTCTCGGCGGTGAGCTCTGGCACGCGCGAGTCGGCGAGTTCCTCCTCCAACTCCGCGATATCCTCTTCCAACGCCGCGATGTCGTCGTCGAGCGCCGAAATCTGGTCTTCTAACTCGCCCATCTCCGCATCGACCTCGTCGCGTTCGGCACGGAGGTCCTCAAGTTCCGTCTCCAGTTCCTCGATTTCAGTCTCGGTCGCATCGATTTCGTCCTCCACGTCCTCGATGTCGACTTCGAGGTCGCGAACCCGGTCGGTCGCGTCGCTCTTGCGGTCGCGCGCGTCGTCCAAGCGGGATTCCACGTCGCGAATTGCCTCGCGGACGCACCGACGGTCGTCCTCCAAGGATTCGATTTCCTCGGCGAGGCGTTCGAGTCGCCCCTTGCCGCTCTTGGTGAAGGAGTAGCGCGAGCCACCGCCGGACCCGCCGGTCATCGCCCCGCTTTTCTCCACGAGGTCG
Proteins encoded in this window:
- a CDS encoding phosphoribosyltransferase; the protein is MSDLPDDFTCTITNWEYIYGLCRDVADEVRAAEFDPDVIVALARGGWFAGRCCCDFLGLDDLTSLKMEHYVGTASKGADPEVRYPMPEGSVEGKDVLIIDDIADTGGSLSHAHDYVTGRNPNDVRTATLQLLDTSEFDPDFVGERLDEWAWIVYPWNFIEDMIDIVAGVMERADAETFDRDDIRRLLAAEHDIQRIEMEIAQPDRLDEVLTEMVRRDVVEPAGTDTWRLA
- a CDS encoding AEC family transporter; translated protein: MSSLLSIFATAILPIITLAGVGMALGRARDIDIGPLNTVTVYVLVPALIFHSIATASFSGATLARIGVATAAYLGGMLVVAEVVGRVLGLDEPILSALVLVSAFPNSGNYGVPLSEFAFGVDGRSTAVVYLTVQTVLVYTIGIYIAQRSGGSHGLSGMKRALEIPLVYAVAAALLVRWLGVAPPADGTAMATLELVGNASIPLMLLILGIQLTDTDYGAALPQVGVASLLKMAVAPAVAVGVALAVGFDNPTVARTFVLESATPAAITPLLLVVEFGGESAGDGLSVAEYVSTTVLVTTLLSVPVLTLLIAALESGLLV
- a CDS encoding segregation and condensation protein A, whose protein sequence is MTEHVPDDVTLPEADDDEVEPVEVLVQLAEEGDIDPWDIDIVDVTDAFLDHLDETDLRTSGRALFYASVLLRMKSDALLDDGPDEPEPEPWEVAMEGGDAPPMDGHDPIDALDEELDRRLERKHARGSPETLDELVRELREAERDSWWKESRSYDTSESPAGYDRGTQTLDYRAADDVRPGGEPTENDVTETTHTEDIETTIESVREEVSTHYDAGRAEVLFAEVRTAGGAPVDTFLALLFLANRGEIRLRQDDLFGDLWIRDPSAPTVGDEAVAD